The following are encoded in a window of Corynebacterium argentoratense DSM 44202 genomic DNA:
- a CDS encoding M18 family aminopeptidase, which yields MTALPSIEEFIASSPSSYHAAENIAAILNTAGFTRQDETDTWQATPGGHYMVRGGALMAWWVPENASPATSGFRIIGSHTDSPGLKLKPTISFDKEGFHQAPVEIYGGPILASWLDRELQLAGQIIDADGNRRLVATGPVLRVPHLAIHLYRQDELKLERQQHMQPIYGLVESPELATLLDGVRTHDLITADTQPPRAFGIKNEFLAAGRLDNLSSVYPSLEALLDVVADSNATSSIKDVLVLAAFDHEEIGSSSRYGAAGPILEDVLKRTAYALGAGEDDLYAMFARSSCISADAAHSVHPNFASKHDPNTHPVLGAGPVLKVNANQRYASDARSNDIWLRASEKAGVAVQQFVGNNDVPCGSTIGPITATRLGILTVDVGIPLLSMHSAREMCAYSDLKDFTEVLAAYYTLD from the coding sequence ATGACTGCATTGCCTAGCATCGAAGAGTTCATCGCCTCCAGCCCCAGCTCCTACCACGCGGCCGAAAACATCGCCGCCATCCTAAACACCGCTGGATTCACGCGACAAGACGAAACCGACACATGGCAAGCAACCCCCGGCGGCCACTACATGGTCCGCGGCGGAGCACTCATGGCCTGGTGGGTACCCGAAAACGCAAGCCCCGCGACGTCAGGATTCCGGATCATCGGCTCCCACACCGACTCGCCCGGCCTCAAACTCAAGCCCACCATCAGCTTCGACAAAGAAGGCTTCCACCAAGCACCCGTCGAAATCTACGGCGGACCCATCCTCGCCAGCTGGCTCGACCGCGAACTGCAACTAGCCGGCCAAATCATCGACGCCGACGGCAACCGACGACTCGTCGCCACCGGCCCCGTACTCCGCGTACCCCACCTAGCCATCCATCTCTACCGCCAGGACGAGCTCAAGCTGGAACGCCAGCAACACATGCAGCCCATCTACGGACTAGTCGAATCCCCGGAGCTAGCCACGCTGCTGGACGGTGTCCGCACACACGACCTCATCACCGCAGACACCCAGCCTCCCCGCGCATTCGGCATCAAAAACGAGTTCCTCGCCGCCGGCCGCCTAGACAACCTCTCCAGCGTCTATCCCAGCCTGGAGGCGCTACTGGACGTGGTCGCAGACAGCAACGCGACGTCATCAATTAAAGATGTATTAGTGCTGGCAGCCTTCGACCACGAAGAAATTGGATCCTCCAGCCGCTACGGCGCCGCAGGCCCCATCCTCGAAGACGTACTCAAACGCACCGCCTACGCACTCGGGGCAGGGGAGGACGACCTCTACGCCATGTTTGCCCGCTCCAGCTGCATCTCAGCAGACGCAGCACACAGCGTCCACCCCAACTTCGCCTCCAAGCACGACCCCAACACGCACCCCGTGCTCGGCGCAGGCCCCGTCCTTAAGGTCAACGCCAACCAGCGCTACGCATCCGACGCACGCAGCAACGACATCTGGCTACGAGCCTCCGAAAAAGCAGGCGTCGCAGTGCAACAATTCGTCGGAAACAACGACGTACCCTGCGGCTCCACCATCGGCCCCATCACAGCGACACGCCTAGGCATCCTCACCGTCGACGTCGGCATTCCACTGCTGAGCATGCACTCCGCACGCGAAATGTGCGCCTACAGTGACCTCAAAGACTTCACAGAGGTGCTCGCCGCCTACTACACGCTAGACTAA
- a CDS encoding RecB family exonuclease — protein sequence MPSADSAPTDEPTNSSTPALTKKRKRAPLALSPSRCGDYLQCPLLFRFRALDRLPEPKTVAQVKGTLVHAVLEEMHKLPREQRLYPAAVKQLKPTWADMCAKDKDLLELVPEEELYDFLVECRSLLRGYFEMENPQGFDAYATEMYVDTVLPNGVPVRGFIDRVDVAPTGQVRVVDYKTGKKPLPRYSDQAKFQMRFYALVYWRLYGRIPDQLRLMYLKVMDSMFLAPSKEELEYFERDLADLWAKIQADIEAGQFKTKTSKLCGWCPHQSLCPEFGGTPPEFVRP from the coding sequence ATGCCTAGCGCCGACAGTGCCCCCACCGACGAACCCACTAACAGCAGCACCCCTGCGCTCACCAAAAAACGTAAGCGCGCGCCCCTAGCCCTGTCGCCATCGCGCTGCGGCGACTACCTCCAGTGCCCGTTGCTGTTTCGCTTCCGCGCACTCGACCGCCTCCCCGAACCCAAAACCGTCGCCCAAGTAAAAGGCACCCTGGTGCACGCCGTGCTAGAGGAAATGCATAAGCTGCCACGCGAGCAGCGCCTCTACCCCGCCGCCGTCAAACAGCTCAAACCCACCTGGGCCGACATGTGCGCTAAGGACAAAGACCTCCTCGAGCTGGTACCAGAGGAGGAACTCTACGATTTTTTGGTGGAATGCCGAAGCCTCCTGCGTGGCTACTTCGAGATGGAAAACCCCCAAGGCTTCGACGCCTACGCCACAGAAATGTACGTCGACACCGTGCTGCCCAATGGTGTACCTGTGCGTGGCTTCATAGACCGCGTCGACGTCGCGCCGACCGGACAGGTCCGGGTGGTCGACTATAAGACGGGCAAGAAGCCTCTCCCCCGCTACTCCGACCAAGCGAAGTTCCAAATGCGTTTCTACGCGCTGGTCTACTGGCGTCTCTACGGCCGCATTCCCGACCAACTGCGGTTGATGTACTTAAAGGTCATGGACTCCATGTTCCTGGCGCCTTCTAAGGAGGAACTCGAGTACTTCGAGCGTGACCTGGCCGACCTGTGGGCGAAGATCCAAGCAGACATCGAAGCCGGACAATTTAAGACGAAAACCTCCAAACTCTGCGGCTGGTGCCCTCACCAGAGCCTATGCCCCGAATTCGGTGGAACACCCCCAGAATTTGTGCGCCCCTAG
- a CDS encoding anaerobic C4-dicarboxylate transporter, whose product MLTALHIAIVLAAIVIGARLGSIAIGFAGGLGVLLLGLTGVPVSREDIPFDVIGIIMSVIAAIAAMQKAGGMDYLVAVAEKLLRKNPKHVTYLAPVVTYLMTVLAGTGHTAFSTLPVIAEVAKEGNVRPSRPLSVAVVASQMAITASPISAAVVFLASILEPHGVGYLQLLAVVIPATFLAIFPTAFVANHLGKNLEDDPIYQQRLVAGRVKEPTSASNYTPTREAKLSVGLFLGAIVIVMAYATAISEQVGLISDPTLPRNEAIMSLMLATATAIVVSCKLHAADILDTQVFKAGMSACVCVMGVAWLGTTIINAHIDWIKESAGSVMQTQPWMLAVVVFAAAALLYSQAATAKALMPAALALGVSPLTVVASFAAVSSLFVLPTYPTLLAAVEMDDTGSTRIGKYVFNHSFIIPGTMCIALAVVFGFAIGSVVL is encoded by the coding sequence ATGCTCACAGCCCTACATATCGCAATTGTTCTAGCAGCAATCGTCATCGGCGCTCGCCTAGGTAGTATCGCCATCGGATTCGCCGGTGGCCTCGGCGTGCTCCTCCTAGGGCTGACAGGTGTCCCCGTCAGCCGCGAAGATATTCCCTTCGACGTCATCGGCATCATCATGTCGGTGATCGCCGCCATCGCCGCGATGCAGAAGGCCGGCGGCATGGATTATCTGGTCGCCGTCGCAGAAAAACTCCTACGCAAAAACCCCAAGCACGTCACCTACCTTGCACCAGTCGTCACCTATTTGATGACTGTCCTCGCAGGCACCGGGCACACCGCCTTTTCCACCCTGCCGGTGATCGCGGAGGTCGCCAAGGAAGGCAACGTGCGCCCCTCGCGCCCGCTGTCGGTCGCGGTCGTCGCCTCTCAAATGGCGATCACTGCCTCGCCGATCTCCGCAGCAGTCGTGTTTTTGGCCTCCATCCTTGAGCCCCACGGCGTCGGCTACCTCCAACTACTTGCAGTAGTCATTCCTGCGACCTTCCTTGCAATCTTCCCCACTGCGTTCGTCGCTAACCACCTGGGCAAGAACCTTGAGGATGATCCGATCTACCAGCAGCGCCTAGTAGCCGGCCGAGTGAAAGAACCCACGAGCGCGTCGAACTACACGCCCACCAGGGAGGCCAAGTTGAGCGTCGGACTCTTCCTCGGCGCCATCGTCATCGTGATGGCCTACGCCACCGCCATCTCGGAACAGGTGGGGCTGATTTCCGACCCAACGCTGCCGCGTAACGAAGCAATCATGAGCCTCATGTTGGCCACCGCCACCGCGATCGTAGTGTCCTGCAAGTTGCATGCTGCGGACATCTTGGATACTCAGGTCTTCAAGGCCGGCATGTCAGCCTGCGTGTGTGTCATGGGTGTCGCGTGGCTGGGGACGACGATCATCAATGCCCACATCGACTGGATTAAGGAGTCTGCGGGCTCCGTCATGCAGACCCAGCCGTGGATGCTCGCGGTCGTGGTGTTCGCAGCGGCGGCCTTGCTGTACTCGCAGGCGGCTACCGCCAAGGCGCTCATGCCGGCGGCGCTCGCGCTCGGTGTGTCGCCGTTGACCGTCGTCGCTTCCTTCGCCGCGGTGTCCAGCCTCTTCGTCCTGCCGACCTACCCGACGCTCTTGGCTGCGGTCGAAATGGACGACACCGGCTCTACCCGCATCGGCAAGTACGTGTTTAACCACAGCTTCATCATCCCCGGCACGATGTGTATCGCCCTGGCCGTGGTGTTTGGCTTCGCCATCGGCTCCGTCGTGCTCTAG
- the aspA gene encoding aspartate ammonia-lyase → MATKNSKKNTAADNAADTSNAAADTSTTKTESKQTPATTGPAASKSKARDGYRMEVDLLGEMEVPNDAYYGVHTLRAVENFQISRTTINHVPEFIRGMVAVKKATALANRRLHTLPKEKCDAIVWACDEILDKGRCMDQFPIDVFQGGAGTSLNMNTNEVVANLALEHLGYDKGRYDIINPNDDVNMSQSTNDAYPTGFRLGVYAAMEELIAKIDLLQQAFQAKGTEFVDILKMGRTQLQDAVPMTLGEEFHAFAHNLAEEQSVLRDASARLLEVNLGATAIGTGVNTPSGYRHQVTAALSEVTGLEIKSARDLIEATSDTGAYVLAHGAIKRAAMKLSKICNDLRLLSSGPRAGLGEINLPPRQAGSSIMPAKVNPVIPEVVNQVCFKVFGNDLTVTMAAEAGQLQLNVMEPVIGEALFQSIRILGNAAEALREKCVEGITANADVCRAYVDNSIGIVTYLNPFIGHHNGDLIGKEAAATGKSVRELVLEKGLMDEETLDQVLSPENLMHPMFRGQLYLD, encoded by the coding sequence ATGGCTACCAAAAACAGCAAGAAAAACACCGCAGCCGACAACGCCGCGGACACCTCCAACGCGGCCGCTGACACCTCGACCACCAAGACTGAGTCCAAGCAGACCCCCGCCACTACAGGCCCCGCCGCATCGAAGTCCAAGGCCCGCGACGGCTACCGCATGGAAGTCGACTTGCTCGGGGAGATGGAAGTTCCCAACGACGCCTACTACGGTGTCCACACCCTCCGCGCGGTAGAAAACTTCCAGATTTCCCGCACCACCATCAACCACGTACCGGAATTCATCCGCGGCATGGTTGCAGTCAAGAAGGCCACCGCACTGGCCAACCGACGCCTGCACACCCTGCCGAAAGAAAAGTGCGACGCCATCGTGTGGGCCTGCGACGAGATTCTCGACAAGGGTCGCTGCATGGATCAGTTCCCGATTGATGTGTTCCAGGGCGGTGCCGGAACCTCCCTCAACATGAACACCAACGAGGTTGTTGCAAACCTCGCACTGGAGCACCTCGGCTATGACAAGGGACGCTACGACATCATCAACCCCAACGATGACGTCAACATGAGCCAGTCCACCAACGACGCTTACCCCACGGGCTTCCGACTGGGTGTCTACGCGGCGATGGAAGAACTCATCGCAAAGATCGACCTGCTGCAGCAAGCATTCCAGGCCAAGGGGACCGAATTCGTGGACATCTTGAAGATGGGCCGCACCCAGCTGCAGGACGCCGTTCCGATGACCCTGGGCGAGGAGTTCCATGCTTTCGCACACAACCTGGCTGAAGAGCAATCGGTGTTGCGCGATGCTTCCGCGCGTCTTCTTGAGGTCAACCTGGGTGCCACCGCTATCGGCACCGGCGTGAACACCCCTTCGGGCTACCGCCACCAGGTCACCGCAGCGCTGTCCGAGGTCACCGGCCTGGAAATCAAGTCTGCTCGTGACCTGATCGAAGCCACCTCCGACACCGGCGCCTACGTGCTGGCCCACGGCGCGATCAAGCGTGCGGCAATGAAGCTGTCGAAGATCTGCAACGACCTGCGCCTGCTGTCCTCCGGGCCGCGTGCAGGCTTGGGAGAGATCAACCTCCCGCCCCGCCAGGCAGGGTCCTCCATCATGCCGGCGAAGGTTAACCCAGTTATCCCCGAAGTGGTCAACCAGGTGTGCTTCAAGGTCTTCGGTAACGACCTGACCGTCACCATGGCTGCGGAAGCCGGCCAGCTGCAGCTCAACGTCATGGAGCCCGTCATCGGCGAGGCCCTGTTCCAGTCCATCCGCATCCTCGGCAACGCCGCGGAAGCTCTGCGCGAAAAGTGCGTCGAGGGCATCACCGCCAACGCTGATGTCTGCCGCGCGTACGTCGACAACTCCATCGGTATCGTCACCTACCTCAACCCCTTCATCGGCCACCACAATGGCGACCTCATCGGCAAGGAGGCCGCAGCGACGGGCAAGTCGGTTCGCGAACTTGTTTTGGAAAAGGGCTTGATGGATGAGGAAACTCTCGACCAGGTTTTGAGCCCCGAGAACCTCATGCACCCGATGTTCCGCGGGCAGCTCTACCTCGATTAG
- the hisG gene encoding ATP phosphoribosyltransferase, giving the protein MLKVAVPNKGSLSDAAMEILREAGYRGRGDSKALTVVDKANGVEFFFLRPKDIAIYVANGHLDLGITGRDLAGDSLAEVEEVLSLGFGASTFRYAAPKNSGWTVERLGGARIATSYPNLVKKDLAARGLDATVVWLDGAVEISIKLGVADVIADVVSTGRTLEKQGLEPFGEALVSSEAVVVGRRGIEMTTEMRVLLNRIEGILHAQNYLMLDYNVPRTKLDDAAKITPGVSAPTVAPLADEQWVAVRAMVPRAEANDVMDRLLDLGAKAILATEIRIARLGG; this is encoded by the coding sequence ATGCTCAAAGTAGCTGTGCCCAACAAGGGTTCCCTGTCCGATGCGGCTATGGAGATTCTCCGTGAGGCAGGGTACCGCGGTCGCGGTGATTCGAAGGCCCTCACCGTGGTCGATAAGGCTAATGGGGTGGAGTTTTTCTTCCTCCGCCCCAAGGACATCGCTATCTATGTTGCCAACGGCCACCTTGATCTCGGTATTACTGGCCGCGACTTGGCGGGGGATTCTTTGGCTGAGGTTGAAGAGGTGTTGTCCTTGGGCTTCGGGGCGTCGACGTTCCGTTACGCCGCGCCAAAGAATAGTGGTTGGACCGTTGAGCGTTTGGGCGGCGCACGCATCGCGACGTCATATCCAAATTTGGTGAAGAAGGATCTAGCTGCCCGCGGGTTGGATGCGACGGTGGTGTGGCTGGATGGTGCGGTGGAGATTTCCATCAAGCTGGGGGTGGCCGATGTTATTGCCGATGTGGTCTCCACCGGACGCACGTTGGAGAAGCAAGGGTTGGAGCCTTTCGGTGAGGCACTGGTGTCCTCTGAGGCTGTGGTGGTGGGGCGCCGTGGCATTGAGATGACCACGGAGATGCGCGTCTTGCTCAACCGCATCGAGGGTATTTTGCACGCTCAGAATTACCTGATGCTTGATTACAATGTGCCGCGCACGAAGCTTGATGACGCCGCGAAGATCACCCCCGGTGTGTCCGCTCCGACTGTTGCGCCGCTTGCGGATGAACAGTGGGTTGCTGTGCGTGCGATGGTTCCGCGTGCGGAGGCTAATGATGTGATGGACCGTCTGCTGGATCTTGGGGCGAAGGCTATTCTTGCGACCGAAATCCGCATTGCGCGTTTGGGCGGGTAG
- a CDS encoding phosphoribosyl-ATP diphosphatase, whose amino-acid sequence MKNFDSLFEELKAKVANNESDSGTVQAVNKGVHHIGKKVIEEAGEVWIAAEYQSDEEMAEEISQLMYWTQTLMLARGIELDDIYKYL is encoded by the coding sequence GTGAAGAACTTCGATAGCCTCTTTGAGGAACTCAAGGCAAAGGTCGCTAACAACGAGTCTGATTCCGGCACAGTGCAGGCCGTGAACAAGGGCGTTCACCATATCGGCAAAAAGGTTATCGAGGAAGCTGGCGAGGTCTGGATCGCTGCGGAGTACCAGTCTGATGAGGAAATGGCCGAGGAAATCTCGCAGTTGATGTACTGGACTCAGACCCTCATGTTGGCTCGGGGTATCGAACTCGACGACATTTACAAGTACCTCTGA
- a CDS encoding HAD family hydrolase translates to MRSFSAVFWDMDGTLVDSEPLWSIATFEMSERLGRRLTPELRERTIGGSFRNTIAIAAEHAGVKLNDQLIADNYRFTVERMQELFATRLTLNPGARELLEALRAEGVPMVLVTNTPREIAAGSIRAIGEDFFVHTVCGDEVPAGKPSPEPYLHAARLLGVDPSTCVAFEDSATGMRSAADAGCITIGLPESDDAAVPAGVRTLQQLHGSRTWVGVTPADIEKWVV, encoded by the coding sequence GTGAGGTCTTTTAGTGCTGTTTTCTGGGACATGGACGGAACTCTGGTCGACTCCGAGCCGCTGTGGAGTATCGCGACCTTTGAAATGAGTGAGCGACTGGGCCGCCGCCTCACCCCGGAGCTGCGGGAGCGCACGATCGGCGGGTCGTTCCGCAACACGATTGCGATCGCCGCTGAGCACGCTGGCGTTAAGCTCAATGATCAGCTCATTGCAGACAATTACCGCTTTACCGTCGAGCGCATGCAGGAGCTATTCGCCACGAGGTTGACGCTGAACCCGGGGGCGCGGGAGTTGTTGGAAGCCCTGCGGGCTGAGGGGGTACCCATGGTGTTGGTTACCAATACTCCGCGTGAAATTGCGGCCGGATCTATCCGAGCGATCGGCGAGGATTTCTTCGTCCACACTGTCTGTGGCGATGAGGTGCCGGCGGGTAAGCCTTCGCCCGAGCCGTATCTGCATGCAGCGCGGCTGCTGGGGGTAGATCCCAGCACCTGCGTGGCCTTCGAGGATTCGGCGACCGGTATGCGTTCTGCGGCAGATGCTGGCTGCATCACCATTGGTTTGCCGGAGAGTGATGACGCAGCGGTGCCCGCTGGGGTGCGTACGCTACAGCAGCTGCATGGCTCGCGCACGTGGGTTGGGGTTACCCCTGCCGACATTGAGAAGTGGGTCGTCTAG
- the metH gene encoding methionine synthase, with amino-acid sequence MALKTRTEFLDALSTRVLIGDGAMGTQLQGYDLDVDKDFLGLEGCNEILNDTRPDVLREIHRAYFEAGADLVETNTFGCNLPNLADYGIEDRCQELAYKGVKIAREVADEMGPGPDGMPRFVVGSLGPGTKLPSLGHAPYEDLKAYYIKAALGMVEAGADAILVETAQDLLQVKAAVLGCHEAFEQAGVRLPIICHVTVETTGTMLLGSEIGAALTALEPLGIDMIGLNCATGPAEMSEHLRYLSQHSTIPVSVMPNAGLPILGKNGAEYPLTAPELAEALQQFVTGYGLSMVGGCCGTTPAHISAVRTAVLGDDATPAVIKADRHPDTSDHVASLYTSVPLTQDTGITMIGERTNANGSKAFREAMLAGDWEKCVDIAKQQTRDGAHMLDLCVDYVGRDGREDMATLAGLLATSSTLPIMIDSTEPEVIRVGLEHLGGRCAVNSVNFEDGDGPDSRYQRIMRLVKDHGAAVVALAIDEEGQARTAEKKVEIASRLIEDITGTWGLRQQDIIVDTLTFPISTGQEETRRDGIETIEAIRQLKAKYPDVHTTLGLSNISFGLNPAARQVLNSVFLNECIEAGLDTAIAHSSKILPMNRIDERQREVALDMVYDRRREGYDPLQTFMELFEGVSAASAKDARAEALAALPLFERLSQRIIDGEKQGLEADLDAGMQEKTPIEIINQDLLSGMKTVGELFGSGKMQLPFVLQSAETMKAAVAYLEQFMEASDDTGSKGTIVLATVKGDVHDIGKNLVDIILSNNGYDVVNLGIKQPISTIISAARDAGADVVGMSGLLVKSTVVMKENLVEMNTAGAADIPVILGGAALTRTYVENDLTEIYEGDVHYARDAFEGLRLMDEIMALKKGGSTTEQSAEALETALAAQKKREERKARHERSKKIAEKRKAEAAPVEIPERSDVEVDVPIATPPFWGTRIVKGLPLAEYLPNLDERALFMGQWGLKPTRGGEGPGYEELVEQEGRPRLRYWIDRLKSEGILDHAAVVYGYFPAVSEGDSVLILEEPHPDAAVRARFDFPRQSRGRFLCIADFITSRERAKATGQVDVMPLQLVTMGQPIADFANDLFARDEYRDYLEVHGLGVQLTEALAEYWHARVRGELDLGSGVKVGDFDATDPTRFFDLEYRGARYSFGYGSCPNLEDRATMVELLEPGRIGVELSEELQLHPEQSTDAFVLYHPEAKYFNV; translated from the coding sequence ATGGCTTTGAAAACCCGCACTGAATTCCTGGATGCCCTCTCTACTCGCGTGCTCATTGGCGACGGGGCGATGGGTACTCAGCTGCAAGGCTACGACCTGGATGTCGACAAGGATTTTCTAGGCCTTGAGGGCTGTAATGAGATCCTCAACGACACCCGTCCCGATGTATTACGAGAGATCCACCGCGCCTATTTTGAGGCCGGCGCAGACTTGGTGGAGACCAACACCTTTGGTTGCAACTTACCCAACCTTGCTGATTACGGCATCGAGGATCGCTGCCAGGAGCTGGCCTACAAGGGTGTGAAGATCGCCCGCGAGGTTGCAGACGAGATGGGCCCCGGCCCGGACGGGATGCCCAGGTTCGTCGTCGGTTCGCTCGGCCCGGGTACCAAGCTGCCTTCCCTGGGTCACGCCCCTTACGAGGACTTGAAGGCTTACTACATCAAGGCTGCACTCGGCATGGTCGAGGCTGGCGCAGATGCAATTTTGGTGGAAACCGCACAGGACTTGCTGCAAGTAAAGGCAGCTGTGTTGGGCTGCCACGAGGCGTTCGAGCAAGCAGGTGTTCGCCTGCCGATCATCTGCCACGTCACGGTGGAGACCACCGGAACCATGCTGTTGGGTTCAGAAATCGGCGCGGCACTCACCGCTCTTGAACCTTTGGGTATCGACATGATTGGCCTGAACTGTGCGACGGGCCCCGCGGAGATGAGCGAGCACCTACGCTATTTGTCCCAGCATTCCACTATCCCCGTGTCCGTCATGCCCAACGCTGGTCTCCCGATCTTGGGCAAAAATGGCGCGGAGTACCCCTTGACTGCCCCGGAACTTGCCGAGGCCCTCCAGCAGTTTGTCACCGGCTACGGCCTGTCTATGGTCGGCGGCTGCTGTGGTACGACACCTGCGCACATTTCTGCAGTCCGCACCGCCGTGTTGGGTGATGACGCCACCCCTGCCGTCATCAAGGCAGACAGGCATCCGGACACCAGCGACCATGTGGCCAGCTTGTACACGAGCGTGCCGCTGACCCAAGACACGGGCATCACCATGATCGGCGAGCGCACCAACGCCAATGGTTCGAAGGCGTTCCGTGAAGCGATGCTGGCGGGGGACTGGGAAAAGTGCGTCGATATCGCAAAGCAGCAGACCCGCGACGGCGCCCACATGCTCGATTTGTGCGTGGACTACGTGGGCCGTGATGGCCGCGAGGACATGGCTACGTTGGCTGGTTTGTTGGCCACTAGCTCGACTTTGCCGATCATGATTGACTCCACCGAACCGGAGGTCATCCGCGTTGGGTTGGAGCACTTGGGTGGACGCTGCGCGGTCAACTCGGTCAACTTTGAAGACGGCGATGGTCCGGATTCCCGCTACCAGCGGATCATGCGCTTGGTTAAAGATCACGGTGCGGCGGTGGTGGCCCTCGCAATTGACGAGGAAGGTCAGGCCCGCACGGCTGAGAAGAAGGTAGAGATCGCCAGCCGTCTGATCGAAGACATCACCGGCACATGGGGCCTACGCCAGCAAGACATCATCGTCGACACGCTGACCTTCCCCATTTCTACTGGCCAGGAAGAAACCCGCCGCGACGGTATCGAAACCATCGAGGCGATCCGTCAGCTCAAGGCCAAGTACCCAGACGTGCACACCACGCTGGGCTTGTCCAATATCTCCTTTGGCCTCAACCCGGCTGCCCGCCAGGTTCTCAACTCGGTGTTTTTGAACGAGTGCATCGAAGCCGGCTTGGATACTGCCATCGCGCACTCCAGCAAGATCCTGCCGATGAACCGCATTGACGAACGCCAGCGCGAAGTGGCCCTCGACATGGTCTACGACCGTCGTCGGGAAGGCTACGACCCCCTGCAAACCTTCATGGAATTGTTTGAGGGTGTTTCCGCGGCGTCAGCAAAAGATGCGCGTGCGGAAGCACTGGCCGCGTTGCCTTTGTTTGAGCGGCTGTCCCAGCGCATCATCGACGGTGAAAAACAAGGTCTCGAAGCGGACCTCGACGCAGGTATGCAGGAAAAAACACCGATCGAGATCATCAACCAAGACCTGTTGAGCGGCATGAAGACGGTGGGCGAACTCTTCGGCTCGGGCAAAATGCAGCTGCCGTTCGTCCTGCAGTCCGCTGAGACGATGAAGGCTGCGGTGGCCTACCTGGAGCAGTTCATGGAGGCTAGCGATGACACCGGTTCGAAGGGGACCATCGTGCTGGCCACCGTCAAGGGCGACGTGCACGACATTGGTAAAAACCTGGTGGACATCATCTTGTCCAACAACGGCTACGACGTGGTCAACCTGGGCATCAAGCAGCCAATTTCCACCATTATTAGCGCGGCGCGGGATGCTGGCGCGGACGTCGTTGGTATGTCCGGCCTGCTGGTTAAGTCCACCGTGGTGATGAAGGAAAACCTGGTGGAGATGAACACCGCCGGCGCGGCAGATATTCCCGTCATCCTCGGTGGTGCGGCGTTGACGCGTACCTATGTGGAAAATGACCTCACAGAAATTTACGAGGGCGACGTGCACTATGCCCGCGATGCTTTCGAGGGCCTGCGTCTGATGGATGAGATCATGGCGCTGAAAAAGGGGGGTTCGACGACTGAGCAAAGCGCCGAGGCTCTCGAGACTGCGTTAGCGGCGCAGAAGAAGCGTGAGGAGCGCAAGGCCCGCCACGAACGCTCGAAGAAGATCGCAGAAAAGCGTAAAGCGGAGGCAGCCCCGGTGGAGATTCCGGAGCGCTCTGACGTGGAGGTTGACGTTCCCATCGCGACCCCGCCGTTCTGGGGAACCCGCATTGTCAAGGGCCTACCCTTGGCCGAGTATCTGCCTAACCTGGATGAACGCGCGCTGTTCATGGGCCAGTGGGGCCTGAAGCCGACGCGTGGGGGAGAGGGCCCCGGCTACGAGGAGCTCGTGGAGCAGGAGGGCCGCCCACGCTTGCGCTACTGGATTGATCGTTTGAAGTCCGAGGGCATCCTGGACCATGCGGCCGTCGTCTACGGTTATTTCCCCGCGGTCTCCGAGGGTGACAGCGTGTTGATTTTGGAGGAACCGCATCCTGACGCCGCGGTGCGTGCGCGTTTCGACTTCCCCCGCCAAAGCAGGGGCCGCTTCTTGTGCATTGCGGACTTCATCACCAGCCGGGAGCGTGCGAAGGCTACCGGCCAGGTCGACGTCATGCCTTTACAATTGGTCACCATGGGCCAGCCAATTGCGGACTTCGCTAATGATCTGTTTGCCCGCGATGAGTACCGCGATTACCTGGAGGTCCATGGCCTTGGCGTGCAGCTTACGGAGGCATTGGCCGAGTACTGGCATGCGCGCGTGCGTGGAGAGCTCGACTTGGGCAGTGGTGTGAAGGTCGGCGACTTTGATGCAACAGACCCAACGCGTTTCTTCGACCTGGAGTATCGTGGTGCTCGCTACAGCTTCGGCTATGGTTCCTGTCCCAACCTGGAGGATCGTGCCACCATGGTCGAGCTTCTCGAGCCAGGCCGCATTGGGGTTGAGCTGTCTGAGGAGCTTCAGCTTCACCCGGAGCAGTCGACGGACGCGTTCGTTCTCTACCACCCGGAGGCTAAGTACTTCAACGTGTAG